The following are encoded in a window of Camarhynchus parvulus chromosome 1A, STF_HiC, whole genome shotgun sequence genomic DNA:
- the LOC115910181 gene encoding solute carrier organic anion transporter family member 1A2-like — protein sequence MKEPEKPHAEDKFCCISKLKVFLLALSLAFLGKTMSGAYMNSMYTQIEKQFNIPASLVGIINGSFEIGNLLLIAFVSYFGAKLHRPRIIALGCTVLSFGCLLISLPHFLFGRYHIESSISQRENVSVMPLCLVNHNLSSLPTEEPSTECEQEPGSLLWVFVMVGNIVRGMGETPIMPLGISYLEDFAKAENSPFYLACLHTATVIGPFLGLLLASFCAELFVDIGSVGADEITIAATDARWVGAWWLGILICALLNLLVAIPFWFLPKSLVKEGEASEPEETSEKTATPLQENDKNETKQTMYEIAKDFIPFLKALFHNPVYMLFICITVLQFSAFDGMISFMPKYLEQQFGKSASDAIFLIGVYNLPVLCVGYFSGGLFMKKFKINMYQAASIAFWVSLLEYLLYFAAYWTVCDTSPVAGLTVSYQGIEQVSYAENTLLAGCNMDCDCPLKIWDPVCGSNGITYVSPCLAGCKSSRGTGRSLVFENCTCVAASGFSSQNISAILGHCDGHESCDKMLHYFLILTLVCSFIFSLAAMPGYMVLIRSLKPEEKSFGVGIHGLASRVFAGIPSPIYFGALIDTTCLKWGTMTCGGEGACRMYDVVTYRWLYLGLPAVLRGVSYIPSTLVLLILRKKLKSEKPVLLNEPIEMQDKGQEAVK from the exons ATGAAGGAGCCTGAGAAGCCACATGCAGAGGACAaattctgctgcatttccaagCTGAAG GTATTTCTGCTGGCACTGTCACTTGCCTTCCTTGGGAAAACCATGTCTGGTGCTTACATGAACAGCATGTACACACAGATAGAGAAGCAGTTTAATATCCCAGCTTCTTTAGTGGGCATCATTAATGGAAGCTTTGAAATTG GTAACTTGCTGCTGATAGCATTTGTGAGTTACTTTGGAGCAAAGCTTCACAGACCCAGGATAATTGCTTTGGGCTGCACAGTTCTGTCCTTCGGATGTCTTTTGATATCActtcctcattttctgtttgGGAG GTATCACATtgaaagcagcatttcacaaagggaaaatgtttcAGTGATGCCTCTGTGCCTTGTTAATCACAACTTGTCCTCTTTGCCTACAGAGGAACCATCAACAG AATGTGAACAAGAGCCTGGGTCCCTGCTGTGGGTTTTTGTGATGGTTGGAAACATTGTGAGAGGAATGGGTGAAACTCCCATCATGCCTTTGGGAATTTCCTATTTGGAGGATTTTGCCAAAGCAGAGAATTCACCTTTCTACCTGG CGTGTCTACATACAGCAACTGTAATTGGCCCCTTCCTTGGTTTGTTGTTGGCTTCAttctgtgcagagctgtttgtTGACATTGGATCAGTAGGTGCAG ATGAGATAACGATAGCAGCCACTGATGCCCGCTGGGTTGGGGCGTGGTGGCTGGGCATTTTGATCTGTGCACTGCTCAATCTCCTGGTGGCAATTCCATTCTGGTTCTTGCCCAAGTCCCTCGTGAAGGAAGGTGAAGCCAGTGAACCTGAGGAGACAAGTGAAAAAACTGCAACACCATTGCAAGAAAATGATAAGAATGAAACCAAACAGACCATGTATGAAATTGCTAAAG ATTTCATCCCCTTCCTCAAGGCTCTGTTCCACAACCCTGTGTATATGTTATTTATATGCATAACTGTGCTACAGTTCAGTGCCTTTGATGGCATGATATCCTTCATGCCCAAGTACCTGGAACAGCAGTTTGGGAAATCTGCATCAGATGCCATATTTTTGATTG GTGTTTACAACTTGCCAGTTCTATGCGTTGGGTATTTTTCTGGAGGCTTGTTCATGAAGAAATTCAAGATAAATATGTATCAGGCTGCGAGCATAGCATTTTGGGTATCTTTACTGGAATACCTTCTCTACTTTGCTGCCTATTGGACTGTCTGTGATACCTCACCAGTTGCTGGTCTAACCGTTTCCTATCAAGG AATAGAGCAAGTCTCATATGCAGAAAATActctcctggctggctgcaACATGGATTGTGATTGCCCACTTAAAATCTGGGACCCAGTTTGTGGGAGCAATGGAATCACTTATGTGTCACCTTGCCTTGCTGGGTGTAAATCCTCAAGAGGAACTGGAAGGAGTTTG GTATTTGAAAACTGCACCTGTGTTGCAGCCTCAGGGTTTTCATCTCAAAACATCTCTGCAATTCTGGGCCACTGTGATGGACATGAAAGCTGTGACAAGATGctccattattttttaatcttgacATTAGTCTGcagcttcattttttccttaGCAGCCATGCCTGGATACATGGTCTTAATAAG GTCTCTAAAGCCTGAAGAGAAGTCATTTGGAGTGGGTATCCATGGGCTGGCTTCAAGAGTATTTG CTGGAATTCCATCTCCCATTTATTTTGGAGCTTTGATAGACACCACTTGCTTGAAGTGGGGTACTATGACTTGCGGTGGAGAAGGAGCATGTAGGATGTATGATGTTGTCACATACAG GTGGCTCTATCTTGGCCTGCCAGCAGTGTTACGTGGAGTGTCCTACATCCCAAGCACACTTGTTCTCCTCATTTTAAGGAAgaaactgaaatctgaaaagCCAGTCTTATTAAATGAACCAATAGAAATGCAGGATAAAGGACAAGAAGCAGTGAAATAG